The Pseudodesulfovibrio sediminis genome includes the window TCAGCAAGTTTACCGAGCCTGAACGCTTCGCCGAATGTTTCTATACGGCTGGGGTTTGCGGTGAAATAGGCGTTGATCATGTCTTTGTCTCCATGCTCTCCAGCCACGGAGATACTCCCTGCCGTGTCATACATGAGCCGAAACGGTGCGGTTACTTTGACGCCGAGTTCAGCCAGATCATCACAGACGGCACGATTCCAGTCAGACTGCAATGCCGTATACTGCTCGACAATTTCCCGAAAGGAGACACTGCCAGCCGACCGTGAAGGCACGTTACTCAGAATTGACTGTATGAACTGACGAGTATTCGCATCCTGATTCTCGCCCGATTCATGACGGTTTTTTGACTGGTCAGCACCCAGAGAGAAGTCCACGTCCGACTGCGTGCGGCGGGACTGCTTGTATCCGTACCCTTGTACAGTATGATCAATAGGTTGTGTGGGCATGGCGACCTCCAGGCCATAGACAAAGACTCTCTATCCACACGTCTCCCCAACCCTGATACAGCACAAAACGTACCAGATGCATTGCACGGAACTGGAAACGATTGTATGCTTATATCAAACCGGGATAACCTCGAACGCCAAGGGAGTACCCCATGTCTTGCAAGCCACTGATCATCAAGGATGTCGATGTCTCCAGCATCTCCAACCGCAACAAGAGGCGCGTCGTCGAACTCATCCCTGTAATCATTGATGAATATTATCCTGACTTCATTTTCGAAGATCTGGACATACAGGATATTTTTGCTCTGTCGCTGAACCTTATCCCAGCCGCCTATGCCCAGACCGGTTCCATCATCATTTCCAACCGTATTTCCGACTACGAAATCAACAACAAGATCCGCATAGCCATAGAACGTGTATTGGACAACCCGACACGGGGCGGTAATTGAATTCCTCCCCACAACAACAATAAAAGGCGTGTCCCGATTGTTCGGAACACGCCTTTGTCTTTTTTATTGGGTACGGTATCAGAGTGAGGTATCGCCCTGCTTCCGCGGTTTTTCCATACCAATGACGAACATCAGCAAAGCCGGGATAACAAACACGGTGAACACCGTGGAAAGCGCCAGCCCGCCAAGGACAACCGCGCCCAGCCCTCGATACAACTCGGAACCGGGACCGGGAGCCACGGCCAGCGGCAGCATGCCGAAAACAGACGTGGTTGCGGACATGTAGATCGGTCTGAGGCGCGTCCGGGTCGCCTCAATGACCGCCTCTCTATGCTCCATGCCGTGTT containing:
- a CDS encoding late competence development ComFB family protein — translated: MSCKPLIIKDVDVSSISNRNKRRVVELIPVIIDEYYPDFIFEDLDIQDIFALSLNLIPAAYAQTGSIIISNRISDYEINNKIRIAIERVLDNPTRGGN